The nucleotide sequence CGAGGTCGCGGTCGCCGGGGAGCGGCGCCGGGTGCGGTCCGACCGTGACGAGCTCCGACGTCGCGACCCCCTGCGCGTCGTGCCGGCGCAGCGCCGCCTTCAGGCCGCCGCGGCTCTGCTTGCCCGTCGACCGCTTCGCGACGGACACCCAGTCGCCGGTGCCGCCCGCGTCGCGGTGGGCGACGAGCTTGAAGACCATGCCTGCCGCGGGGGCGCCTGACCCGGTCACGAGAGAGGTCCCGACGCCGTAGGAGTCGACGGGCGACGCGGCGAGGCCGGCGATGCCGTGCTCGTCGAGGTCGTTGGTTACCGTGATCCGCGTCCCTGTGGCCCCGAGCGCGTCGAGCTGTGCGCGCACCTCGCCGACGAGCACGGGGAGGTCGCCCGAGTCGAGCCGGACGGCGCCGAGGCCGGTGCCGGCGACGCGGACCGCGGTCTCCACGCCCTGCCGCACGTCGTAGGTGTCCACGAGCAGCGTGGTGCCGGCGCCGAGTGCATCGACCTGCGCCCGGAAGGCCTGCTCCTCGGTGTCGTGCAGGAGCGTGAAGGAGTGGGCCGCCGTGCCCATCGTCGGGACGCCCCAGGTGCGGCCCGCCTCGAGGTTCGACGTGGCGCTGAAGCCCGCGATGAAGGCCGCGCGCGCGGCGGCGACGGCCGAGCGCTCGCCCGTGCGTCGGGATCCCATCTCGGCGAGCGGCCGGCCGCCGGCGACCTGCACCATGCGCGCGGCGGCGCTCGCGACCGCGGAGTCGTAGTTGAGGACGCTGAGCACGAGCGTCTCGAGGATCACGCCGTCGGCGAAGGGCGCCTCGACCGTGAGGAGCGGCGAGCCCGGGAAGTAGACCTCGCCCTCGCGATAGCCCGTGATGCGGCCGCGGAACCGGTAGTCGGCGAGCCAGGCGAGCGCCTCCTCGCCGACGACGCGCTGGGAGCGGAGGTACTCGAGCTCGGCGTCGCCGAAGCGGAAGTCGCGGATGAGACCAAGCAGGCGGCCGGTGCCCGCGAGCACGCCGAAGCGGCGGCCGCTCGGGAGCCTGCGGGCGAAGCACTCGAAGACGCACTCGCGGTCGTGGGTGCCGGCCTTCAGCGCTGCGTCGAGCATCGTGAGCTCGTACCGGTCGGTGAGGAGGGAGGTCGCCTGGGTCACCCGCTCAGCCTAGGGCGGCGGTCCGATCCGCCTGGCGCACGCCGCGGGACGCTGACGGGGGTCCGGCCTAGGTTCGTGCCATGGAGCGCACGCGATGGATCCTCGCCGACCAGCTGGGCGACCACTTCGACGACGGCGGGCCGATGCTGCTCATCGAGTCGCGGGGCCTGCTCGCCCGGCGGCCGTACCACCGCGCGAAGGCGCACCTCATCCTGTCGGGCATCCGGCACCGCGCCCGGGCGCTGGGCGACCGCGTCGAGTTCCACCAGGTGGACCACTACCGCGAGGTCGTCGATGGTCGGGACGACCTCGAGGTCATCGACCCCAGCTCCCGCGGGCTGCGGCGCCTCGTGGCGGAGATCGGGGCGGAGGTCCTGCCGAGCCGCGGCTTCGTCACGAGCGAGCAGGAGTTCGCGGAGTGGATGGCGGGCCGCACCTCGAACCGGCTCGTCATGGAGGACTTCTACCGGTGGTCGCGCGCCCGAACGGGCATCCTCATGGACGGCGACGACCCGGTCGGCGGCCGCTGGAACTACGACCACGACAACCGCGAGCGCCCGCCGAAGGGCGCGACGAGCCTCGGCCTGCCCGAGCCGTGGTGGCCCGAGGAGGACGACATCGACGCCGAGGTCCGCGCCGACCTCGACGAGTGGGAGCGGAAGGGAATCGTGCGCTTCGTCGGCGAGGACGGACCGCGGCGCTTCGCCGTCACGCCGGAGGAGGGCCGCCTCGCGCTCGACGACTTCGTGGCGAGCCGCCTCAACGACTTCGGCCCGTTCGAGGACGCGTCGCTCGCGGGCGACTGGACCATGGCGCACTCGCTCCTGAGCGCCACCATGAACATGGGCGTGCTGGATCCGGCGGACGTCATCGAGCGCATCACGGCCGAGCACGCGGCCGGGCGTGCGCCCATCCAGAGCGTCGAGGGCATCGTGCGGCAGATCATGGGCTGGCGCGACTACGTGTGGCACCTCTACTGGGCCTTCGAGGACGACTACACCTCGCAGAACCGGCTCGACGCGCACCGCGGCGTGCCGACCGCGCTGCAGGAGCTCGACGCCTCCGGCATCGAGGCCGCCTGCCTCTCCCACGTCGTCGACAAGGTGCGCACGCACGGCTGGGCGCATCACATCGAGCGGCTGATGATCCTCGGCAACCTCGCGCTCCAGCGCGGCTACGACCCCGCCGCCATGAACGACTGGTTCATCGACTCCTTCGTCGACGGCACGCCGTGGGTCATGCCGGCGAACGTGGTCGGCATGGCGCTGCACGCGGACGGCGGGCGCATGGCGACCAAGCCGTACGCGGGAGGCGGCGCGTACATCGACCGGATGTCGGACCACTGCGGCGGCTGCCCGTTCGACCCGAAGGTGCGCGTCGGCCCCACCGCCTGCCCGTACACGGCGGGCTACTGGTGGTTCCTCGACCGCAACCGGGAGCGGCTCCGCGGCAACGCGCGCATGGCCCAGCCGCTCGCGGGGCTGGGGCGGCTGAAGGACCTCCCCGAGCTGGTGGCGCAGGAGGACGCCCGGCGGTCGCTGTGACGCCCGCGCGCCCGCGGCCGTCTCCGGGCGCATCCGGACCCGCCGGTAGGCTGGCCCGATGAGCGACGCGCCGATCGGGATCTTCGACTCCGGCGTCGGCGGCCTCACCGTGGCCCGCGCGGTCGCGACCCTGCTGCCGCGCGAGTCGATCATCTACATCGGCGACACCGCGCACACGCCCTACGGCGACAAGCCCATCGCGGACGTCCGGCGCTACGCGCTCGCGGTCCTCGACGACCTCGTCGAGCGCGGCGTGAAGATGCTCGTCATCGCGTGCAACACGGCGTCGGCGGCCATGCTCCGCGACGCCCGCGAGCGCTACGACATCCCCGTGGTCGAGGTGATCCAGCCCGCCGTGCGCACGGCCGTCAGCGTCACCCGCAACCACCGCGTCGGCGTGATCGCGACGCACGCCACCGTCACGAGCCGCGCCTACGACGACGCCTTCGCCGCCGCGCCGCACCTGGAGCTGACGAGCGCCGAGGCGCCGCTCTTCGTCGGCTTCGTGGAGCGCGGTGAGACCTCGGGGCCCGAGCTGATGGCGGCCGCCGAGGGCTACCTCGCGCCGCTGCGCGCGGCGGGCATCGACACGCTCGTGCTCGGCTGCACCCACTACCCGTTCCTCGAGGGCGCGATCTCGCTGCTCATGGGACCCGACGTCACCCTCGTCTCGAGCGACACCGAGACCGCCAAGGACGTCTACCGCGAGCTGGTGTCCGCTGGCCTCGAGCGGCGGTCCGACGCGCCGCCCGTGATCCGGTACGAGGCCACCGGCGGCAGCGCCTCCGACTTCGAGACGCTCGCGCACCGCATGCTCGGCTCGGGCGTGACGCACGTCGAGCTCGTCGAGACCGGCGCCATCACCCTTCCCCGCCGGCCGCGATCGGATGCGGCGACGCCTCCGGACGCGGGCGGCACCGCATCCACCCCCGACCCGAGCTGAGGCCGCACATGACCGACGACACCCCCCGCCACGACGGCCGCACCGCCGACCAGCTGCGCGAGATCACCATCGAGCGGAACTGGAGCGAGCAGGCCGAGGGATCCGCCCTCATCTCCTTCGGACGCACGCGCGTCCTCTGCACCGCGTCCTTCACGAACCGCGTGCCGCGCTGGAAGGCCGGCAGCGGCCAGGGCTGGGTCACCGCCGAGTACGCGATGCTCCCGCGGGCCACGAACGAGCGCATGGACCGCGAGGCCGTCAAGGGCAAGGTCGGCGGCCGCACGCACGAGATCTCGCGTCTCATCGGCCGCAGCCTCCGGGCCGTCGTCGACATGAAGGCGCTCGGCGAGAACACGATCGTCATCGACTGCGACGTGCTGCAGGCCGACGGCGGCACGCGCACCGCGGCCATCACGGGCGCCTACGTCGCCCTCGCCGACGCGCTCGAGTGGGGCCGCGAGCGGAAGTTCATCGCGCAGCGCGCCACGCCGCTGAAGGACAGCGTCGCCGCGGTCTCCGTCGGCATCGTCGACGGGAAGCCGCTGCTCGACCTCGCCTACGTCGAGGACGTGCGCGCCGAGACCGACATGAACGTCGTCATGACGGGCAGCGGATCGTTCGTGGAGGTCCAGGGTACCGCCGAGGGCGCGCCCTTCGACCGCGCCGAGCTCGACGCCCTGCTCGACCTCGCGCTCGGCGGCGGCACCACGCTCACCGCGCTGCAGGCGCAGGCTCTCGGCCGCTGAGGCACCGGCCGTGAACCCGCTCGTCCTCGCCACGCACAACGCCCACAAGGTCGAGGAGCTCCGCCGCATCCTCGGCGCCCGCCTCGACGGGATCGACCTGATCGCCTACGACGGCCCCGAGCCCGTTGAGGACGGCACGACCTTCGAGGCGAACGCGCTCATCAAGGCACGTGCCGCCGCGCTGCACACGGGCCGGGCCGCGCTGGCGGACGACTCGGGGATCGGCGTCGACATCCTGGGCGGATCGCCGGGCATCTTCTCCGCGCGTTGGGCAGGACCTGCGCGCGACAGCCGCGCGAACCTCGAGCTCCTGCTCTGGCAGCTGGGGGACGTGCCGGACGAGCACCGCGGCGCCCGCTTCACGTGCGCCGCGGCCCTGGTCGTCCCCACCGCCGACGGTCTCGTCGAGCGCACCGCCCTCGGCGTGTGGGAGGGATCCGTGCTCCGCGAGGTGTCGGGGGAGGGCGGCTTCGGCTACGACCCGATCTTCCGCCCCGCCACCGGCGGAGCGAGCGCCGCGGCCCTCAGCGCCGACGAGAAGAACCGGGTCAGCCACCGCGCGCTCGCGTTCGAGGCGATCATGCCCGTGGTCCGTCACGAGCTCCTCGGCGAGGGCTGACGCCCCCTCCCGACGCTGCTGAGAGCGGGAGTCGTTCCCGACTGCGCCGTCGGCTGGATCCGCGCGCCTGCGGGCCCGTACGGTGGACGCATGGGCTCCGGATCGCACGACCACGGCGCGTCCACGACCGACCGTCGTCGCCTCGTCATCGCCATCGCCATCACCGCGACGATCCTCGTGGTCGAGGTCGCCGGGGCGCTCGTCTCCGGGTCCCTGGCGCTCCTCGCCGACGCGGGTCACATGACCAGCGACCTGCTCGGCCTCGGCATCGCCCTGGTCGCCACGATCGTCGCCGCGCGTCCCGCGACCGACCGGCACACCTTCGGCTTCCAGCGCGGCGAGGTGCTCGGCGCCCTCGTGAACGGCCTCATCCTCGCGGGCGTCGCCGTCTACGTCGCGGTGCAGGGTGTCGGGCGCCTGCTCGCGCCGGAGGGCCCCGTGGTGGATCCGGGGATCATGCTGCTCGCCGCCGTCATCGGCCTGGTCGCCAACGTGGCGTCGCTCCTGGTGCTCCGCGGGGGAGCGGGGCGCTCGATCAACATGCGCGGCGCCTACCTCGAGGTGCTCGGCGACGCATTCGGATCGGTCGCCACCATCGCCGCGGGCGTCGTCATCGCGGTCACCGGCTTCGGCCGCGCGGACGCCATCGCGTCGCTCGTCATCGCCGCGCTCATCGTGCCGCGGGCAGCCGTGCTGCTGCGTGACGTGGTGCGCGTCCTGAACGAGTCCACGCCCGTGGGCACCGAGCCCGAGACGATCCGCGCCCACCTGCTGGAGACCCCCGGCGTCACCGCGGTGCACGACGTGCACGTGTGGGCCATCACCTCGGGGTCGCCCGTCTTCACGGCCCACGTCGTCGTGGAGCAGGAGGTCTTCCGGGAGGGTCGCACCGGCGAGCTGCTCGACCTGCTGTCGGGCTGCCTCGACGACCACTTCGACGTC is from Clavibacter sp. A6099 and encodes:
- a CDS encoding nicotinate phosphoribosyltransferase; the protein is MTQATSLLTDRYELTMLDAALKAGTHDRECVFECFARRLPSGRRFGVLAGTGRLLGLIRDFRFGDAELEYLRSQRVVGEEALAWLADYRFRGRITGYREGEVYFPGSPLLTVEAPFADGVILETLVLSVLNYDSAVASAAARMVQVAGGRPLAEMGSRRTGERSAVAAARAAFIAGFSATSNLEAGRTWGVPTMGTAAHSFTLLHDTEEQAFRAQVDALGAGTTLLVDTYDVRQGVETAVRVAGTGLGAVRLDSGDLPVLVGEVRAQLDALGATGTRITVTNDLDEHGIAGLAASPVDSYGVGTSLVTGSGAPAAGMVFKLVAHRDAGGTGDWVSVAKRSTGKQSRGGLKAALRRHDAQGVATSELVTVGPHPAPLPGDRDLVVTLAEGGEPDPRWLGPEGTAAARSHHARVARDLPAQAFRLRAGDPAIPTEEAATA
- a CDS encoding cryptochrome/photolyase family protein → MERTRWILADQLGDHFDDGGPMLLIESRGLLARRPYHRAKAHLILSGIRHRARALGDRVEFHQVDHYREVVDGRDDLEVIDPSSRGLRRLVAEIGAEVLPSRGFVTSEQEFAEWMAGRTSNRLVMEDFYRWSRARTGILMDGDDPVGGRWNYDHDNRERPPKGATSLGLPEPWWPEEDDIDAEVRADLDEWERKGIVRFVGEDGPRRFAVTPEEGRLALDDFVASRLNDFGPFEDASLAGDWTMAHSLLSATMNMGVLDPADVIERITAEHAAGRAPIQSVEGIVRQIMGWRDYVWHLYWAFEDDYTSQNRLDAHRGVPTALQELDASGIEAACLSHVVDKVRTHGWAHHIERLMILGNLALQRGYDPAAMNDWFIDSFVDGTPWVMPANVVGMALHADGGRMATKPYAGGGAYIDRMSDHCGGCPFDPKVRVGPTACPYTAGYWWFLDRNRERLRGNARMAQPLAGLGRLKDLPELVAQEDARRSL
- the murI gene encoding glutamate racemase, coding for MSDAPIGIFDSGVGGLTVARAVATLLPRESIIYIGDTAHTPYGDKPIADVRRYALAVLDDLVERGVKMLVIACNTASAAMLRDARERYDIPVVEVIQPAVRTAVSVTRNHRVGVIATHATVTSRAYDDAFAAAPHLELTSAEAPLFVGFVERGETSGPELMAAAEGYLAPLRAAGIDTLVLGCTHYPFLEGAISLLMGPDVTLVSSDTETAKDVYRELVSAGLERRSDAPPVIRYEATGGSASDFETLAHRMLGSGVTHVELVETGAITLPRRPRSDAATPPDAGGTASTPDPS
- the rph gene encoding ribonuclease PH produces the protein MTDDTPRHDGRTADQLREITIERNWSEQAEGSALISFGRTRVLCTASFTNRVPRWKAGSGQGWVTAEYAMLPRATNERMDREAVKGKVGGRTHEISRLIGRSLRAVVDMKALGENTIVIDCDVLQADGGTRTAAITGAYVALADALEWGRERKFIAQRATPLKDSVAAVSVGIVDGKPLLDLAYVEDVRAETDMNVVMTGSGSFVEVQGTAEGAPFDRAELDALLDLALGGGTTLTALQAQALGR
- a CDS encoding non-canonical purine NTP pyrophosphatase; translated protein: MNPLVLATHNAHKVEELRRILGARLDGIDLIAYDGPEPVEDGTTFEANALIKARAAALHTGRAALADDSGIGVDILGGSPGIFSARWAGPARDSRANLELLLWQLGDVPDEHRGARFTCAAALVVPTADGLVERTALGVWEGSVLREVSGEGGFGYDPIFRPATGGASAAALSADEKNRVSHRALAFEAIMPVVRHELLGEG
- a CDS encoding cation diffusion facilitator family transporter is translated as MGSGSHDHGASTTDRRRLVIAIAITATILVVEVAGALVSGSLALLADAGHMTSDLLGLGIALVATIVAARPATDRHTFGFQRGEVLGALVNGLILAGVAVYVAVQGVGRLLAPEGPVVDPGIMLLAAVIGLVANVASLLVLRGGAGRSINMRGAYLEVLGDAFGSVATIAAGVVIAVTGFGRADAIASLVIAALIVPRAAVLLRDVVRVLNESTPVGTEPETIRAHLLETPGVTAVHDVHVWAITSGSPVFTAHVVVEQEVFREGRTGELLDLLSGCLDDHFDVEHSTFQLEPEEHAGHEHRHHV